The proteins below come from a single Bubalus kerabau isolate K-KA32 ecotype Philippines breed swamp buffalo chromosome 19, PCC_UOA_SB_1v2, whole genome shotgun sequence genomic window:
- the LOC129634047 gene encoding serpin A3-8-like, producing MRAERMSPLLALGLLVAGLCSRVHCLPENVTQEEQHNGTSVDDHSLASSNTDFAFSLYKQLALENLNKNIIFSPLSVSIALGFLSLGARGSTLTEILEGLKFNLTETPETEIHRGFQHILQTLHRPSNELQLSVGNAMFVQEQLTLLDKFREDTRVLYSSEAFPTEFNDSNAAMKLINDYVKNKTQGKIEDLFKNLDSLTKIILVNYIYFKARWKIPFDPKLTEQAEFHVSENKTVEVPMMSIGSLVTPYFRDEELGCTLVELTYSSNDSALFILPDEGKMQHLEAKLTPETLTRWRNSLQPRLINTLYLPKFSISSDYNLQYFLSELGIQKVFTSEADLSGITDVMDLEVSQMVHSAVLDVDEVGTEGAAAMGVELSFKSAFRIVRFDRPFLIAVVLKDTQSITFLGKVTNPNQA from the exons ATGAGGGCAGAGAGAATGTCCCCTCTCCTGGCTCTGGGGCTCCTGGTGGCTGGACTGTGCTCCAGGGTCCACTGCCTCCCGGAGAATGTGACCCAAGAAGAACAGCACAATGGGACGTCTGTGGATGACCACTCATTAGCCTCCAGCAACACTGACTTCGCCTTCAGCCTCTACAAGCAGTTGGCTTTGGAAAACCTCAATAAGAACATCATCTTCTCCCCTCTGAGTGTCTCCATAGCCTtgggcttcctgtccctgggggcCCGTGGCTCCACCCTGACGGAGATCCTGGAAGGTCTCAAGTTCAACCTCACAGAGACCCCCGAGACAGAAATCCACCGGGGCTTCCAGCACATCCTGCAGACACTCCATCGACCCAGCAATGAGCTGCAGCTGAGCGTGGGCAACGCCATGTTTGTGCAGGAGCAGCTGACGCTTCTGGACAAGTTCAGGGAAGACACCCGGGTGCTGTACTCCTCCGAGGCCTTCCCCACTGAGTTCAACGATTCCAATGCTGCCATGAAGCTCATCAATGACTATGTGAAGAATAAAACCCAGGGGAAAATTGAAGACTTGTTCAAGAACCTTGACTCCCTCACGAAGATCATCCTGGTGAATTACATCTACTTTAAAG CCAGGTGGAAGATCCCCTTTGACCCCAAGCTCACTGAGCAGGCAGAGTTCCACGTGAGCGAGAACAAGACAGTGGAGGTGCCCATGATGAGCATTGGGAGCCTGGTGACCCCTTACTTCAGGGACGAGGAGCTGGGCTGCACGCTGGTGGAGCTCACGTACAGCAGCAACGACAGCGCCCTCTTCATCCTCCCCGACGAGGGCAAAATGCAGCACCTGGAAGCCAAGCTGACCCCGGAGACGCTGACGAGGTGGCGAAACTCCCTGCAGCCCAG GTTGATAAATACCCTCTACCTGCCAAAGTTTTCTATCTCCAGTGACTATAATCTGCAATACTTCCTTTCTGAGCTGGGCATCCAGAAAGTCTTCACCTCTGAGGCTGACCTGTCAGGAATCACAGATGTCATGGACTTAGAAGTTTCCCAG ATGGTCCACAGCGCTGTGCTGGACGTGGACGAGGTGGGCACGGAAGGAGCTGCTGCCATGGGAGTAGAACTTTCCTTCAAGTCCGCATTTAGAATTGTGCGTTTCGACAGGCCCTTCCTGATTGCCGTAGTTCTCAAAGACACCCAGAGCATCACCTTTTTGGGGAAAGTCACCAACCCCAATCAAGCCTAG